From Mytilus edulis chromosome 8, xbMytEdul2.2, whole genome shotgun sequence, one genomic window encodes:
- the LOC139485395 gene encoding switch-associated protein 70-like, which translates to MPGEQLTSVWQAIYNQDGPDSVTINKEILKWFLAKASSRYESIQFSERKFFDTFSEAAVKFSDFKEYVKKNIREPGVAFSKSCSDLEDLSWSILKSGIKSKLETGDVYKLWCITNRLMDEDTYPPVIFREDASWLLDKILSNLGHNLKSSDDVFSKDKITFQNMLSIMEDFAFSNTSQQQINTCIDGLYMWLVVEVMRKGKIYKRTKKQANWTNWVKRWCVLTPQCLRYYSSDNDSNQKGELTFTKHTKIESLEMYSGFMKNLKGRFRLANIPMLEMEIAVDDETVKRAWLSDLEEIVQCVRDKTTPVQKLLKERHLKNVEKRNKKNGTSKQVEDIDSALHKTKLRADAQTKKHVFNTSIEIVEPEKETQQKSPSLEKESTEKIKAMFMKIDTNGNGQLDKNEFADFLQGLGLNMSEKESNLVFNSVDTNKSEQICFEEFQIYFCNHVMNETETAECVNVMRKAFLEADRDGSGTLNFREFTEYVWEKNRNANMSKILKSFSNVSTDEISFEDFEKLVAGSGAEVFAPILEEEIEQGTDSSLDDFQGRLQKVYDDTEANELTTYIRQRWNKFASFRRAGKTGSVVMSGGHGMVADIVPGQYSLIDLACFSDLPPLEPKHKVVKNTQWLSSTISGKSGKIIFPPEFDKQIPTEQATSELLRYYGCSFADSQQEQISLLFRHGIQDFTYENGYLEKYVTATNGGAGIEKHDFSHLDCPLSKDSGFFILAKYVENGDFHITAFQLPVRHTLYCPGGVIHCNDYLKGTWRTMLSDETDIDHVHLTHILEEGHEEKFRFEFT; encoded by the coding sequence ATGCCCGGAGAACAGCTGACCAGTGTTTGGCAAGCCATATATAATCAAGACGGACCCGACAGTGTAACCATTAATAAGGAAATATTGAAATGGTTTCTGGCAAAAGCGTCTTCTAGATATGAATCAATTCAATTTTCTGAACGCAAATTTTTCGACACGTTTTCGGAGGCAGCTGTAAAATTCAGTGATTTCAAAGAGTATGTTAAGAAAAATATACGGGAACCTGGGGTTGCTTTTTCGAAATCTTGCAGTGATTTGGAGGATCTGAGTTGGAGCATTCTTAAATCTGGAATAAAAAGTAAGCTGGAAACAGGAGATGTTTACAAACTATGGTGCATAACAAATCGTCTGATGGATGAAGATACATACCCACCAGTCATCTTCCGAGAGGACGCAAGTTGGCTTCTAGATAAAATTCTGTCTAATTTAGGACATAATCTCAAATCTTCGGATGATGTCTTTTCGAAAGACAAAATTACTTTCCAAAACATGTTATCGATTATGGAGGATTTCGCCTTTTCCAATACATCACAGCAACAAATAAACACTTGCATTGACGGTCTCTACATGTGGTTGGTTGTAGAGGTAATGAGAAAAGGCAAGATCTACAAACGTACTAAGAAGCAGGCAAATTGGACAAACTGGGTGAAACGTTGGTGTGTTTTGACACCCCAGTGTCTTCGATACTATAGTAGTGACAACGACTCCAACCAAAAAGGCGAATTAACATTCACTAAACATACCAAAATAGAAAGCCTTGAAATGTACAGTGGTTTTATGAAAAATCTTAAAGGTAGATTTAGACTGGCGAATATTCCAATGCTAGAAATGGAAATAGCTGTCGATGACGAAACTGTGAAAAGGGCCTGGTTATCTGACCTAGAGGAAATAGTTCAGTGCGTCAGAGATAAGACAACGCCTGTTCAAAAACTCCTTAAGGAACGGCATTtgaaaaatgtggaaaaaaggaATAAGAAAAATGGAACATCTAAACAAGTAGAGGATATCGATTCAGCTCTACATAAAACAAAGCTTCGAGCCGATGCACAGACTAAAAAGCATGTTTTCAACACTTCTATTGAGATAGTGGAACCAGAAAAGGAAACACAACAAAAAAGTCCTTCCTTGGAAAAAGAAAGTACAGAGAAGATAAAGGCAATGTTTATGAAAATTGACACGAATGGAAACGGACAGTTGGATAAAAACGAATTTGCAGACTTCCTTCAAGGTCTTGGCTTAAACATGTCAGAAAAAGAAAGTAATCTAGTTTTTAATTCTGTAGATACAAATAAAAGTGAACAGATATGCTTCGAGGAATTCCAAATCTACTTTTGTAATCACGTCATGAATGAAACCGAAACTGCAGAATGCGTCAATGTAATGCGAAAAGCATTTTTGGAGGCTGATCGAGATGGATCAGGAACATTAAACTTCCGTGAATTCACGGAATATGTTTGGGAAAAGAACAGAAAcgcaaatatgtcaaaaattttgAAGTCTTTCTCGAATGTTAGTACTGACGAAATTTCgtttgaagattttgaaaagttggTAGCAGGCAGTGGAGCCGAGGTTTTTGCGCCAATATTAGAAGAGGAAATAGAACAAGGCACTGATTCTTCTCTAGATGATTTTCAAGGCCGCCTTCAGAAAGTGTATGATGACACAGAAGCCAATGAACTTACTACCTATATAAGACAGCGATGGAATAAATTTGCTTCATTCCGAAGGGCTGGAAAAACAGGTTCTGTTGTTATGAGCGGTGGACACGGAATGGTAGCAGATATTGTTCCAGGGCAGTATAGCTTGATTGACCTTGCTTGCTTCAGTGACCTGCCTCCTTTGGAACCAAAGCATAAGGTAGTAAAAAACACACAATGGTTATCAAGTACAATATCTGGAAAATCTGGAAAGATTATATTTCCACCTGAATTTGACAAACAAATACCAACAGAACAGGCCACATCAGAACTTTTGCGGTATTATGGTTGCAGTTTTGCTGATAGTCAACAAGAACAAATATCTTTGCTCTTCCGTCACGGAATTCAGGATTTCACTTATGAAAACGGATACTTGGAAAAGTACGTAACGGCTACAAATGGTGGGGCAGGAATTGAAAAACATGATTTTTCACATTTAGATTGTCCTTTGTCAAAAGATTCGGGATTTTTCATTCTTGCAAAATACGTGGAAAATGGCGACTTCCACATAACAGCCTTCCAACTTCCTGTACGTCATACACTATATTGCCCCGGAGGAGTAATTCATTGTAATGACTACCTCAAAGGGACATGGAGGACCATGCTGTCAGATGAAACAGACATTGACCACGTGCATCTCACACACATCTTAGAAGAAGGACACGAAGAAAAGTTTAGATTCGAGTTTACATaa